The segment GCTGGTCGCCGCGGGCTACCGCCGCGAGGGCAAGCGCTACGTCACCATCGCGGTCGGCTGCACCGGCGGCAAGCACCGCTCGGTGGCCATGTCGGAGAAGCTCGCCGCGCGGCTCGCGGCCGAGGGCGTGGAGACGGTGGTCGTGCACCGGGACATGGGACGGGAATGACAGGACGTTCTCCACGGCTCGGCCGGCTGCGCAGGACCGCCCCCGACGGGCGGGTGAGCCGGCCGGTCGAGGCCCGCGGCGCCAGACCGCGCCGCCGCGGCACCCAGCCCAAGGTCGTCGCCCTGGGCGGCGGCATGGGGCTGTCCGCCTCGCTCGCCGCGCTGCGCCGGATCACCGGTGACCTCACCGGCGTCGTCACGGTGGCCGACGACGGCGGCTCCAGCGGCCGGCTGCGCGAGGAACTGGGGGTGCTGCCCCCGGGAGACCTGCGCAAGGCGCTGGCCGCGCTGTGCGGTGACGACGACTGGGGCCAGACCTGGGCCCGGGTCATCCAGCACCGCTTCCAGTCGCAGGGCGAGATCAACGGCCACGCCGTGGGCAACCTGCTGATCGTCGCCCTGTGGGAGCAGCTGGGCGACCACGTCCAGGCGCTGGACCTGGTCGGCAGGCTGCTGGGCGCGCAGGGGCGGGTGCTGCCCATGTCCGCCGTGCCGCTGGAGCTCCAGGCGCTGGTCAAGGGCCACGACCCGGAGCGCCCGGACGACGTCGACACCGTACGGGGACAGGCGACCGTCGCGTTGACGCCGGGCGAGGTGCAGTCCGTGCACCTGGTGCCGCACGACCCGCCGGCCGTCCCGGAGGCGGTCGCCGCCGTCCTGGACGCCGACTGGGTGGTGCTCGGACCCGGTTCCTGGTTCTCCTCGGTGATGCCGCACCTGCTGGTGCCCGACCTGCTGGACGCCCTCGTGGAGACGAAGGCGCGCCGGGTGCTCTCCCTGAACCTCGCCCCGCAGCCCGGAGAAACCGAGGGCTTCTCCCCGCAGCGTCATTTGGAGGTTTTGGGACGACACGCCCCTAAACTCGCCCTGGACGTGGTGCTGGCCGATGTGGCCGCCGTGCCCGACCGCGACTCCCTGACCGACGCCGCCAAGAGGTTCGGTGCCGCGGTCGAGCTGGCGCCGGTGGCCAGGCCCGACGGAACCCCGAGGCACGACCCGGAGCTGTTGGCCGCCGCGTACGACCGTATTTTTCGGATGCATGGAAGGATCGGCCCATGGCGATGACGGCAGCGGTGAAGGACGAGATCTCCCGGCTCCCCGTCACCCGGACCTGCTGCAGAAAGGCGGAGGTCTCCGCGATTCTGCGGTTCGCCGGCGGCCTCCACCTGGTGAGCGGGCGCATCGTGATCGAGGCGGAGCTGGACACCGCGATGGCGGCCCGCCGGCTCAAGCGGGACATCCTGGAGATCTTCGGCCACAGCTCGGAGCTGATCGTGATGGCCCCGGGCGGTCTGCGGCGCGGCTCGCGCTATGTCGTGCGGGTGGTCGTCGGCGGTGACCAGCTGGCCCGGCAGACGGGACTGGTCGACGGCCGCGGCCGTCCGATCCGGGGCCTGCCACCGCAGGTGGTCTCCGGGGCGACCTGCGACGCCGAGGCGGCCTGGCGCGGGGCCTTCCTGGCGCACGGTTCGCTCACCGAGCCGGGCCGTTCCTCCTCGCTCGAGGTGACCTGCCCGGGCCCGGAGGCCGCGCTCGCGCTGGTCGGCGCCGCCCGCCGGCTGTCCATCGCCGCGAAGGCCCGCGAGGTGCGCGGCGTCGACCGGGTCGTCGTCCGCGACGGGGACGCGATCGGCGCGCTGCTGACCCGCCTCGGCGCGCACGAGTCGGTGCTGGCCTGGGAGGAGCGCCGGATGCGCCGTGAGGTGCGCGCCACGGCGAACCGCCTCGCGAACTTCGACGACGCCAACCTGCGCCGCTCGGCGCGCGCGGCCGTCGCCGCCGGGGCCCGCGTCCAGCGCGCCCTGGAGATCCTCGCCGACGACGTGCCCGAGCACCTCGCGGCGGCCGGCCGGCTCCGCATGGACCACAAGCAGGCCTCCCTGGAGGAGCTGGGCGCGCTCGCCGACCCGCCGCTGACGAAGGACGCGGTCGCGGGGCGGATCCGCCGTCTGCTGGCGATGGCCGACAAGCGCGCCTCGGACCTCGGCATCCCGGGCACGGACGCCAACCTCAGTGACGAGCTCGCCGACAACCTCGTCGGCTGACTCCCCCTCAGAACGCCGGTGGCCGCGCCCGATCGGGTGATGCCACCGGCGTTCGGCGTGGTGGTGCTGCGGTCTTGACTGGATCATGAACTGTCATGAGCCTGGCAGGGTTCGCTGCTGGGGCGGACTCACGCAAGGGGGGTTCATGAGACGAAGAGCGAGCTCGATCCTCGCTGTCGGCGCGCTGCTGCTCGGCGGAGCGGCACTCGCACCCATCGCCCAGGCACAACCCGGCAACACACCGAAGCCCGACACGGACGAGGTCAAGGTCTTCCACGCCGACGTCACCCGGCAGCAGGTACCCCTGCTCCTGGCGACCGGCCAGGACGGCCGGGAACTCAGCGAGCAGGTACCCGCCAAGGGTGCCGCCACGGTCGAGGTCTACCTCACCGACAAGCAGGCGAAGAAGCTCGAGAAGCAGGGCGTCGCCCTCACCGAGCACACCCTCTCGGCCAAGACGGAGAACCGTCTCGACGCGGCGGCCGAGGGCGTCTTCCGCCCCTACAGCGGCACCGGCGGCCTGAAGGAGGAGATCCTCCGCACCGGCCGGCAGAACCCGGGCCTCACCAAGGTCGTCTCCATCGGCAAGACCGTCGGCGGTCAGGACATCCTCGCGCTCAAGCTGACCAGGGACGCGAAGAAGTCCAAGGACGGCGCCAAGCCCTCGGTGCTGTACATGTCCAACCAGCACGCGCGCGAGTGGATCACCCCGGAGATGACCCGGCGGCTGATGCACTACTACCTGGACAACTACCGGACCGACCAGCGCGTCAAGAAGATCGTCGACTCCCGTGAGCTGTGGTTCGTCCTGTCGGCCAACCCCGACGGCTACGACTACACCTTCCAGAACAGCGCCAACCGGCTCTGGCGCAAGAACCTGCGGGACGTCAACGGCGACGGCGTGATCTCCACCGGCGACGGCGTCGACCTCAACCGCAACTTCGCCTACAAGTGGGGCTACGACAACGAGGGTTCGTCCCCCAACCCCACCAGCGAGACCTACCGCGGCGCGAGCCCCGGCTCCGAGCCCGAGACCAAGGCCCTCGACGCCTTCGAGAAGCGGATCGGGTTCACCTACGGCATCAACTACCACTCCGCCGCCGAACTGCTCCTTTACGGCGTCGGCTGGCAGGTCGCCACCGACACCCCGGACGACGTCGTCTACAAGGCGCTCGCCGGAACCCCCGACAACTCCGCCGTCCCGGGTTACCACCCGCAGGTCTCCTCGGAGCTGTACACCACCAACGGCGAGGCCGACGGACACGCGTCGAACGTCAACGGCATGGGGATGTTCACCCCCGAGATGTCGACCTGCCAGACCGCGTCGGCCATCGATCCCGCCGACCAGTGGAACGCCGCCGACTGCCAGTCGGTGTTCAACTTCCCGGACGACGAGAAGCTGATCCAGGACGAGTTCGCCAAGAACGTGCCCTTCGCCCTCTCCGTCGCCGAGACCGCCGCACACCCGGACACCCCGTCGTCCTCGGTCGGTCTGAGCGCCGCCGACTTCACCCCGGCGCCGTTCACCACCTCGTACTCCCGCG is part of the Streptomyces asoensis genome and harbors:
- a CDS encoding gluconeogenesis factor YvcK family protein, which translates into the protein MTGRSPRLGRLRRTAPDGRVSRPVEARGARPRRRGTQPKVVALGGGMGLSASLAALRRITGDLTGVVTVADDGGSSGRLREELGVLPPGDLRKALAALCGDDDWGQTWARVIQHRFQSQGEINGHAVGNLLIVALWEQLGDHVQALDLVGRLLGAQGRVLPMSAVPLELQALVKGHDPERPDDVDTVRGQATVALTPGEVQSVHLVPHDPPAVPEAVAAVLDADWVVLGPGSWFSSVMPHLLVPDLLDALVETKARRVLSLNLAPQPGETEGFSPQRHLEVLGRHAPKLALDVVLADVAAVPDRDSLTDAAKRFGAAVELAPVARPDGTPRHDPELLAAAYDRIFRMHGRIGPWR
- the whiA gene encoding DNA-binding protein WhiA, with the translated sequence MAMTAAVKDEISRLPVTRTCCRKAEVSAILRFAGGLHLVSGRIVIEAELDTAMAARRLKRDILEIFGHSSELIVMAPGGLRRGSRYVVRVVVGGDQLARQTGLVDGRGRPIRGLPPQVVSGATCDAEAAWRGAFLAHGSLTEPGRSSSLEVTCPGPEAALALVGAARRLSIAAKAREVRGVDRVVVRDGDAIGALLTRLGAHESVLAWEERRMRREVRATANRLANFDDANLRRSARAAVAAGARVQRALEILADDVPEHLAAAGRLRMDHKQASLEELGALADPPLTKDAVAGRIRRLLAMADKRASDLGIPGTDANLSDELADNLVG